GGCGCCAGTTCGAACATCAACCAGCCCGGCAGCACCCAGCAGACCAGGAACCGGATCGCCGGCTCCGCCCGCCGGCTCCACCCCGTCGAGACGGCGGCAGGCAGCAGCAGGGTCGAGGGGAAGAACAGCAGGGGCGCCAGCAGCAGATACATGCCCGGGAAGCCCGAATGGCTCTCATGGGCGCCGGCGATCTTGGGCGCCAGGTCGCCGCCGATGGCCTCGCGCCAGAAGCCGCCGTCGGTGGCGATGGTGATGGCGATGGCCCACGGCCCGACCATCAGGGCGACCAGCGGCAGGCCCCAGCCCCAGCCCAGCCGATACAGCCATTTGACGTTCCGGTCCCAGATCGACACGGCGATGACGGCCAGGGCGACGACCAGGAAGCCGATCGGTCCCTTGATCAGAATCGACAGTCCCAACCCCGCCCAGAACAGGAATTTGTGCAACCGTTCGGGCCGTTCGCCCGCCCGCGTCGCCATATAGATGCGCGCCAGGGCCGCCATGGCCAGGGTGGTCGCCCCGCACAGCATGGCGTCGGTCTTGGCGATGCCCGCTTCGGTGGACAAGAGGAAGGTGGCCCCCATGATCGCCCCGCCGAAGAAGCCGACGCGGCTCCCCAGCATGGCCGACCCGGCCCAGGCCACGGCCCAGGCGGCCAGCATGGCCCCCAGCAGCGATGGAATCCGATAAGGCGCGATCTGGCGATCCTCGACGTCCGAGGTCAGGCCCACGGCGACCGCCTGCATCCAGTAGATGCCCACCGGCTTTTTCCAGCGCGGCTCGTCCTGATAGCGGATGTCGACATAGTCGCCGCTTTCCAGCATCTGAGATGTGGCCTGGGCGAACCGGCTCTCGTCGCGATCCAGCGGCGGCAACAGCAACAGGCCGGGCAGGCCGGCGATCAGCGTCAGCAGGGCCGCAAGGACCGGGCCTCGCCAGCCGGCGATGCGGCCATCCAGATCGAAAGTCTTCATCCGGCGATCCTTACACGGCGACCGCGTCCTCGTCAGCCGTCTCCCCTAAGCCTTCGTTCTCGTCTATGGAGCGGCGATGAGCGCTGAAACCCCCGAGATTTCCGTCGTCGTTCCCGTCCATGACGAGGCGGGCGCCGCCGTGCCCCTGGCGCGCGAGATCGCCGCCGCCTTCGCCGGGCGCTCGTATGAGATGATCTTCGTGGACGATGCCTCCAGGGACGCGACCCTGGCGGAGTTGAAGGCCGCCATGGCCGAGCTGCCCGCCCTGCGCGTCCTGTCGCACGGGACCAATGCGGGTCAAAGTCGCGCGGTCCGCACCGGCGTCCTCGCCGCCCGCGCCCCGGTCGTGGTCACGATGGACGGCGACGGTCAGAACCCGCCCGCCGACGCCCCGCGCCTGATCGACGCCCTGATGGCCGCTCCCGCCGATGTCGGCCTGGTCGGCGGTCGCCGCGCCAAGCGCCAGGACACCCAGGCCAAGCGCCAGGCGTCGATCTGGGCCAACCGCATCCGCCGCAAACTGCTGGGCGACGACGCCGACGACACCGGCTGCGGGCTAAAGGCGTTTCGCCGCGACGTCTTCCTGCGCCTGCCCTACTTCGATCACATCCACCGCTATCTGCCGGCCCTGATGATCCGCGAAGGGTTCAAGAACCAGTATCTGGACGTGGATCACCGCCATCGCGAGACGGGGCGGTCCAAGTACACCAACTGGGGCCGCCTGCGCGCGTCGGTCTCGGATCTGCTGGGCGTTATGTGGCTGAAGACCCGCTCGCGCCAGCCCGGCGCGATTTCCGAGTTCTGAAACACCCGCTGTCTCCTCCCCATTTTATGGGGAGGTGGCGCGACGCCTCTTCGCGTCGTGACGGAGGGGCTGGCGCCGCACCACGGGCGCTCCTGGCGAATTCAAACGCCCTCCACCGCGTAGCCTGTCCTCGGGCTCGCCTTGAGCGAGACCCCGGGGGCCGTCCCCCTCCCCGCTTCGCAGAGAAGAAACGCACAAAAAAAGGGCGGAGCCTTGCGGCCCCGCCCTTCTGCGTTTCAGCGTCGGAAGGCTTGGACTTAGAAGTCCATGCCGCCCATTCCGCCCATGCCGCCCATGTCGGGAGCAGCAGCGCCGCCCGACTTCTTGGGGGCGTCGGCGACGGCGGCTTCCGTCGTGATCAGGATGCCGGCGACCGAAGCGGCGTCTTGCAGAGCCGTGCGGACGACCTTGGCCGGGTCGATGACGCCCATCTGCACCAGATCGCCGTATTCTTCGGTCTGGGCGTTGAAGCCGAACGAGGCGTCGCCGTTCTCCAGCACCTTGCCGACCACGATCGAGCCTTCGACGCCGGAGTTTTCGGCGATCTGACGGATCGGAGCCTGCAGGGCGCGACGGATGATGGCGATGCCGGCGTTCTGGTCGGCGTTGTCGCCCTTGACGTCAGCCAGGATCTTCGAAGCCTTCAGCAGCGCGATGCCGCCGCCGGGAACGATGCCTTCGTCAGCGGCGGCGCGC
Above is a genomic segment from Candidatus Brevundimonas colombiensis containing:
- a CDS encoding glycosyltransferase family 2 protein, whose protein sequence is MSAETPEISVVVPVHDEAGAAVPLAREIAAAFAGRSYEMIFVDDASRDATLAELKAAMAELPALRVLSHGTNAGQSRAVRTGVLAARAPVVVTMDGDGQNPPADAPRLIDALMAAPADVGLVGGRRAKRQDTQAKRQASIWANRIRRKLLGDDADDTGCGLKAFRRDVFLRLPYFDHIHRYLPALMIREGFKNQYLDVDHRHRETGRSKYTNWGRLRASVSDLLGVMWLKTRSRQPGAISEF
- a CDS encoding glycosyltransferase family 39 protein, which encodes MKTFDLDGRIAGWRGPVLAALLTLIAGLPGLLLLPPLDRDESRFAQATSQMLESGDYVDIRYQDEPRWKKPVGIYWMQAVAVGLTSDVEDRQIAPYRIPSLLGAMLAAWAVAWAGSAMLGSRVGFFGGAIMGATFLLSTEAGIAKTDAMLCGATTLAMAALARIYMATRAGERPERLHKFLFWAGLGLSILIKGPIGFLVVALAVIAVSIWDRNVKWLYRLGWGWGLPLVALMVGPWAIAITIATDGGFWREAIGGDLAPKIAGAHESHSGFPGMYLLLAPLLFFPSTLLLPAAVSTGWSRRAEPAIRFLVCWVLPGWLMFELAPTKLWHYTLPTFGGLALLAAAALARPIGKVSRVTGAVLAVFAALLIVGVTVYGLTVYGTSTAQTWAALTVVMALAAGAMGAFLLVNRATVAALVASLAFGVVAHAALAGTIRQLRPLAVSPQLERTLEAADLHPRQGRTPGPVAITGFHEPSFVFLTGRDTDLTDAQGAAEALAEGRPAIVEAHDADAFRAAAARLGVSGRAVGVVTGYNYSAGDEVSLTVYAPPPGTSTGTDDVGGAS